A window from Pyrococcus yayanosii CH1 encodes these proteins:
- a CDS encoding DUF371 domain-containing protein, whose amino-acid sequence MVREVIRCRGHPNVRATHRSTFEITKEDFLTPRGDCIICVSADKALKDLSEDFKRALRAGKRVRIIIRVDELEEEVVAWGHPGLSLESDVSIVVRKSDYLDGRTLAIRANKAAKDLKRDLVEKLKDPETVAVVELVVDDE is encoded by the coding sequence ATGGTGAGGGAAGTCATCAGGTGCCGTGGTCATCCCAACGTCAGGGCCACGCACCGCTCCACCTTCGAGATAACGAAGGAAGACTTCCTGACTCCGAGGGGAGACTGCATAATCTGCGTCTCCGCCGACAAGGCTCTTAAAGACCTTTCAGAGGACTTCAAGAGGGCCCTTAGGGCCGGGAAGAGGGTAAGAATAATAATCCGGGTTGACGAGCTAGAGGAGGAGGTAGTAGCCTGGGGTCATCCCGGGCTGAGCCTTGAGAGTGACGTTTCAATAGTCGTAAGGAAGAGTGACTATCTGGACGGCAGAACCCTAGCGATAAGGGCGAACAAGGCCGCAAAAGATTTGAAGAGGGACCTTGTGGAAAAGCTAAAGGATCCGGAGACGGTTGCAGTCGTTGAGCTCGTGGTCGATGATGAGTAG
- a CDS encoding DNA-binding protein, whose product MAEDIEEIRKRKLLELQRKYLEQQRAREEEARQQALIEAQIQAILRKILTPEARERLARVKLVRPELARQVELILVQLYQTGQIREPLTDAQLKRILAQIEARTRREFRIKW is encoded by the coding sequence ATGGCAGAGGACATCGAGGAGATCAGGAAGAGGAAGCTCCTTGAGCTTCAGAGAAAGTACCTTGAACAGCAGAGGGCTCGGGAGGAAGAGGCGAGACAGCAGGCTCTCATAGAGGCCCAAATACAGGCCATCCTGAGGAAGATACTCACGCCAGAGGCGAGGGAGAGGCTCGCAAGGGTAAAGCTGGTGAGGCCAGAACTTGCTAGGCAGGTCGAGCTCATACTAGTCCAGCTCTACCAGACCGGCCAGATAAGGGAGCCCCTCACGGATGCCCAGCTGAAGAGGATACTCGCTCAGATAGAGGCCAGGACCAGGAGGGAGTTCAGGATAAAATGGTGA